A window from Triticum aestivum cultivar Chinese Spring chromosome 6D, IWGSC CS RefSeq v2.1, whole genome shotgun sequence encodes these proteins:
- the LOC123146041 gene encoding glucan endo-1,3-beta-glucosidase 8-like: MAPLLRLLAGVAALLLAAGVSPASASSSAVDLGVNWGSQCTHQLDPSEVVRMLKANGIMKVKLFDADPWPVGALLDSGIEVMLGIPNDMLEAMTSYGNAEDWVAENATSYGDRLKLRYVAVGNEPFLKSYNGSFMETTVPALKNIQKALDEAGIGDTVKATVPLNADVYVGDKPSEGKFRPDIDGVMTDMVKFMHDHGAPFVVNIYPFLSLYQSDNFPFEFAFFDGGRSIQDNGGVSYSNVFDANYDTLVSALKKAGVPGLKVIIGEVGWPTDGNKNANPKLARRFYDGLLKKLAKNEGTHLRQGKMDVYLFGLFDEDMKSIAPGNFERHWGILTYDGKPKFAMDLSGKGNDKQLTAVSGVEYLPKQWCVFDDEAAKEEGKDKLPGNIQYACASGDCTALGYGCSCNGLDEKSNISYAFNMYFQMQDQDVRACDFDGLATISDKNASTKECLFPVQIISAATVPARRWPASSLLLAMLVAHALVS; encoded by the coding sequence ATGGCTCCGCTCCTGCGGCTGCTGGCCGGCGTGGCCGCGCTGCTACTCGCCGCAGGCGTGTCCCCGGCGTCGGCCTCGAGCTCCGCCGTGGACCTCGGCGTGAACTGGGGATCGCAGTGCACGCACCAGCTGGACCCCTCCGAGGTGGTGAGGATGCTCAAGGCCAACGGGATCATGAAGGTGAAGCTGTTCGACGCGGACCCCTGGCCCGTCGGCGCGCTGCTCGACTCCGGCATCGAGGTCATGCTCGGCATCCCCAACGACATGCTGGAGGCGATGACCAGCTACGGCAACGCCGAGGACTGGGTGGCGGAGAACGCCACCAGCTACGGGGACAGGCTCAAGCTCCGCTACGTGGCCGTGGGGAACGAGCCCTTCCTCAAGAGCTACAACGGCAGCTTCATGGAGACCACCGTGCCGGCGCTCAAGAACATCCAGAAGGCGCTGGACGAGGCCGGGATCGGCGACACGGTCAAGGCCACCGTCCCGCTCAACGCCGACGTCTACGTCGGCGACAAGCCGTCCGAGGGCAAGTTCCGGCCCGACATCGACGGCGTCATGACCGACATGGTCAAGTTCATGCACGACCACGGCGCGCCCTTCGTCGTCAACATCTACCCCTTCCTCAGCCTCTACCAGAGCGACAACTTCCCCTTCGAGTTCGCCTTCTTCGACGGCGGCCGCAGCATCCAGGACAACGGCGGCGTCAGCTACTCCAACGtgttcgacgccaactacgacacCCTCGTCAGCGCGCTCAAGAAGGCCGGCGTGCCCGGCCTCAAGGTCATCATCGGCGAGGTCGGCTGGCCCACCGACGGCAACAAGAACGCCAACCCCAAGCTCGCGCGCCGCTTCTACGACGGCCTCCTCAAGAAGCTGGCCAAGAACGAGGGCACCCACCTCCGGCAGGGCAAGATGGACGTCTACCTCTTCGGCCTCTTCGACGAGGACATGAAGAGCATCGCGCCGGGCAACTTCGAGCGCCACTGGGGCATCCTCACCTACGACGGCAAGCCCAAGTTCGCCATGGACCTGTCGGGAAAGGGCAACGACAAGCAGCTCACGGCCGTGTCCGGCGTGGAGTACCTGCCCAAGCAGTGGTGCGTGTTCGACGAcgaggccgccaaggaggaggGCAAGGACAAGCTGCCGGGGAACATCCAGTACGCGTGCGCCAGCGGCGACTGCACGGCGCTGGGGTACGGCTGCTCCTGCAACGGCCTCGACGAGAAGAGCAACATCTCCTACGCCTTCAACATGTACTTCCAGATGCAGGACCAGGACGTGCGCGCCTGCGACTTCGACGGCCTCGCCACCATCTCTGACAAGAACGCCTCCACCAAGGAATGCCTCTTCCCCGTCCAGATCATCAGCGCCGCCACCGTCCCGGCACGCCGATGGCCCGCATCGTCGCTGCTGCTGGCCATGTTGGTCGCGCATGCTCTCGTGTCATGA